From one Sparus aurata chromosome 16, fSpaAur1.1, whole genome shotgun sequence genomic stretch:
- the atp6v1c2 gene encoding V-type proton ATPase subunit C 1-B isoform X1: protein MTDLWLISVPLDKTSLTSVEKLKRTIAKTSLATCCRFSIPDLKVGILDSLLIVSDDLSKLDTLTESVIKKTHQCMREVMEQSSDKVLENALANGDHSTSQRAVLSPLKSYLKSLRVDLMSFVTKFQWDKAKYPTAMPLTSLADIINKEVSQIEMELKSRAAAYNNMKTSLQSLEHKRDGTLQTCSLINTVRKEDLVFSEYLTTLLVLVTRASYLQWERTYESMSEFVVPRSSRKLYEDEKGGIFSVTLFKRAVCEFKAKALESKFDVREYSFDLDKKRQQEIKHLHVHKKEQYGIFVRWLKVNFSEVFVAWIHLKALRVFVESALRYGLPMNYQALLLQTDRKRSKKLREELSSLFMHLDPTASKTDISSDIPGICQQEYFSYICFHINTNLLEIS, encoded by the exons ATGACAGACTTGTGGTTGATTTCTGTCCCGCTGGACAAGACTAGTTTAACCAGTGTAGAGAAACTCAAGCGCACCATTGCCAAAACCAGCCTTGCCACCTGCTGCAGGTTCTCCATTCCAGATCTCAAG GTAGGGATACTGGACAGTCTGCTCATCGTCTCAGATGATCTCTCCAAGCTCGACACACTGACAGAAAG tgtgataaaaaaaacacatcagtgtatGAGGGAGGTGATGGAGCAGTCCAGTGACAAAGTGCTGGAAAATGCCTTAGCCAATGGAG ACCACAGCACGAGTCAGCGAGCCGTCCTGTCACCCCTGAAATCATACCTCAAGTCTCTAAGGG TGGACCTGATGAGCTTCGTGACCAAGTTTCAGTGGGACAAAGCCAAGTACCCCACAGCTATGCCTCTTACCAGTCTGGCAGACATCATTAACAAG GAAGTTTCTCAGATTGAGATGGAGTTAAAGTCCAGGGCAGCAGCATACAACAATATGAAAACAAGCTTGCAAAGCCTTGAACACAAACGAGA TGGGACTTTGCAAACTTGCAGTTTGATTAACACTGTAAGGAAGGAAGACCTGGTGTTCTCAGAGTATCTCACCACTCTGCTGGTACTAGTGACTAG aGCGAGCTATTTGCAATGGGAGAGGACCTATGAATCTATGTCAGAGTTTGTGGTTCCGCGGTCCAGCAG GAAACTGTACGAGGACGAAAAAGGAGGCATTTTCTCAGTGACACTCTTCAAAAGAGCTGTTTGTGAATTCAAAGCCAAAGCCCTGGAGAGCAA GTTCGATGTGCGAGAGTACAGCTTTGATCTTGACAAGAAGAGGCAGCAGGAGATTAAGCATCTTCATGTTCACAAGAAGGAGCAATAT GGAATCTTTGTGCGCTGGCTGAAGGTGAATTTCAGTGAGGTGTTTGTTGCCTGGATCCATTTAAAAGCATTGAGGGTGTTTGTGGAATCAGCTCTCAG GTATGGATTACCGATGAACTATCAGGCTCttctgctgcagacagacaggaagcgtTCAAAGAAACTGAGAGAAGAGCTCTCCTCACTGTTCATGCATCTGGACCCCACTGCCAGCAAGACAGAT
- the atp6v1c2 gene encoding V-type proton ATPase subunit C 1-B isoform X2, which yields MTDLWLISVPLDKTSLTSVEKLKRTIAKTSLATCCRFSIPDLKVGILDSLLIVSDDLSKLDTLTESVIKKTHQCMREVMEQSSDKVLENALANGVDLMSFVTKFQWDKAKYPTAMPLTSLADIINKEVSQIEMELKSRAAAYNNMKTSLQSLEHKRDGTLQTCSLINTVRKEDLVFSEYLTTLLVLVTRASYLQWERTYESMSEFVVPRSSRKLYEDEKGGIFSVTLFKRAVCEFKAKALESKFDVREYSFDLDKKRQQEIKHLHVHKKEQYGIFVRWLKVNFSEVFVAWIHLKALRVFVESALRYGLPMNYQALLLQTDRKRSKKLREELSSLFMHLDPTASKTDISSDIPGICQQEYFSYICFHINTNLLEIS from the exons ATGACAGACTTGTGGTTGATTTCTGTCCCGCTGGACAAGACTAGTTTAACCAGTGTAGAGAAACTCAAGCGCACCATTGCCAAAACCAGCCTTGCCACCTGCTGCAGGTTCTCCATTCCAGATCTCAAG GTAGGGATACTGGACAGTCTGCTCATCGTCTCAGATGATCTCTCCAAGCTCGACACACTGACAGAAAG tgtgataaaaaaaacacatcagtgtatGAGGGAGGTGATGGAGCAGTCCAGTGACAAAGTGCTGGAAAATGCCTTAGCCAATGGAG TGGACCTGATGAGCTTCGTGACCAAGTTTCAGTGGGACAAAGCCAAGTACCCCACAGCTATGCCTCTTACCAGTCTGGCAGACATCATTAACAAG GAAGTTTCTCAGATTGAGATGGAGTTAAAGTCCAGGGCAGCAGCATACAACAATATGAAAACAAGCTTGCAAAGCCTTGAACACAAACGAGA TGGGACTTTGCAAACTTGCAGTTTGATTAACACTGTAAGGAAGGAAGACCTGGTGTTCTCAGAGTATCTCACCACTCTGCTGGTACTAGTGACTAG aGCGAGCTATTTGCAATGGGAGAGGACCTATGAATCTATGTCAGAGTTTGTGGTTCCGCGGTCCAGCAG GAAACTGTACGAGGACGAAAAAGGAGGCATTTTCTCAGTGACACTCTTCAAAAGAGCTGTTTGTGAATTCAAAGCCAAAGCCCTGGAGAGCAA GTTCGATGTGCGAGAGTACAGCTTTGATCTTGACAAGAAGAGGCAGCAGGAGATTAAGCATCTTCATGTTCACAAGAAGGAGCAATAT GGAATCTTTGTGCGCTGGCTGAAGGTGAATTTCAGTGAGGTGTTTGTTGCCTGGATCCATTTAAAAGCATTGAGGGTGTTTGTGGAATCAGCTCTCAG GTATGGATTACCGATGAACTATCAGGCTCttctgctgcagacagacaggaagcgtTCAAAGAAACTGAGAGAAGAGCTCTCCTCACTGTTCATGCATCTGGACCCCACTGCCAGCAAGACAGAT
- the atp6v1c2 gene encoding V-type proton ATPase subunit C 1-B isoform X3: MREVMEQSSDKVLENALANGDHSTSQRAVLSPLKSYLKSLRVDLMSFVTKFQWDKAKYPTAMPLTSLADIINKEVSQIEMELKSRAAAYNNMKTSLQSLEHKRDGTLQTCSLINTVRKEDLVFSEYLTTLLVLVTRASYLQWERTYESMSEFVVPRSSRKLYEDEKGGIFSVTLFKRAVCEFKAKALESKFDVREYSFDLDKKRQQEIKHLHVHKKEQYGIFVRWLKVNFSEVFVAWIHLKALRVFVESALRYGLPMNYQALLLQTDRKRSKKLREELSSLFMHLDPTASKTDISSDIPGICQQEYFSYICFHINTNLLEIS, translated from the exons atGAGGGAGGTGATGGAGCAGTCCAGTGACAAAGTGCTGGAAAATGCCTTAGCCAATGGAG ACCACAGCACGAGTCAGCGAGCCGTCCTGTCACCCCTGAAATCATACCTCAAGTCTCTAAGGG TGGACCTGATGAGCTTCGTGACCAAGTTTCAGTGGGACAAAGCCAAGTACCCCACAGCTATGCCTCTTACCAGTCTGGCAGACATCATTAACAAG GAAGTTTCTCAGATTGAGATGGAGTTAAAGTCCAGGGCAGCAGCATACAACAATATGAAAACAAGCTTGCAAAGCCTTGAACACAAACGAGA TGGGACTTTGCAAACTTGCAGTTTGATTAACACTGTAAGGAAGGAAGACCTGGTGTTCTCAGAGTATCTCACCACTCTGCTGGTACTAGTGACTAG aGCGAGCTATTTGCAATGGGAGAGGACCTATGAATCTATGTCAGAGTTTGTGGTTCCGCGGTCCAGCAG GAAACTGTACGAGGACGAAAAAGGAGGCATTTTCTCAGTGACACTCTTCAAAAGAGCTGTTTGTGAATTCAAAGCCAAAGCCCTGGAGAGCAA GTTCGATGTGCGAGAGTACAGCTTTGATCTTGACAAGAAGAGGCAGCAGGAGATTAAGCATCTTCATGTTCACAAGAAGGAGCAATAT GGAATCTTTGTGCGCTGGCTGAAGGTGAATTTCAGTGAGGTGTTTGTTGCCTGGATCCATTTAAAAGCATTGAGGGTGTTTGTGGAATCAGCTCTCAG GTATGGATTACCGATGAACTATCAGGCTCttctgctgcagacagacaggaagcgtTCAAAGAAACTGAGAGAAGAGCTCTCCTCACTGTTCATGCATCTGGACCCCACTGCCAGCAAGACAGAT